In a genomic window of Streptomyces sp. SJL17-4:
- a CDS encoding phospholipase C, phosphocholine-specific — MADLDRRRFLQLAGGTAALTMLSESIARAAAIPAQGSTGTIQDIEHIVVLMQENRSFDHYFGAMKGVRGFGDPRPVTLPSGKSVWNQSDGRKVTLPFRPESAKLGMEFLQGLNHDWAGGQSAFNKGKYDNWIPAKTPATMAYLTREDIPFHYALADAFTICDAYHCSFIGSTDPNRYYMWTGHTGNDGTGGGPVLNNAEAGYGWKTYPERLEAAGVSWKVYQDIGDGLNAAGSWGWINDAYRGNYGDNSLLYFNTYRNAQPGNPLFDKARTGTNAKAGEGFFDQLRADVQGGRLPKISWIAAPEAFSEHSNWPANYGAWYISQVLDALTSNPDVWARTALFITYDENDGFFDHVVPPYAPGSAAQGLSTAPTALDYFGGKTGYVAGPYGLGPRVPMLVVSPWSKGGYTCSETFDHTSVIRFMEQRFGVQEPQISPWRRAVCGDLTSAFDFSRTDTQAAPLPPTAGYFPPDKNRHPDFLATAPAVGTMPRQEPGGKRTRPLKYAPSVDGAADTTAGTYRLTFSGGASAGAQFYVTSANRTDAPWTYTAEAGKSIADTWNTKYSKGVTDLTVHGPNGFLRRFRSPGKTVVPEVKARHNATTGNLDLTFTNGTSAAVTLTVTQAYGGTPQSVSVPTGATVTHTVGLTASAHWYDVTVTSASVADYVRRFAGHVETGAAGVTDPAILTY, encoded by the coding sequence ATGGCCGACCTCGACCGTCGCCGGTTCCTTCAACTCGCGGGCGGCACCGCCGCGCTGACCATGCTCTCGGAGAGCATCGCGCGCGCCGCCGCCATCCCGGCGCAAGGCTCCACCGGCACGATCCAGGACATCGAGCACATTGTCGTCCTGATGCAGGAGAATCGTTCCTTCGATCACTACTTCGGGGCGATGAAGGGCGTACGGGGCTTCGGCGACCCCCGCCCGGTGACCCTGCCCAGCGGGAAGTCGGTCTGGAACCAGTCGGACGGCAGGAAGGTCACGCTGCCCTTCCGCCCGGAGAGCGCGAAGCTCGGCATGGAGTTCCTCCAGGGCCTCAACCACGACTGGGCGGGCGGCCAGAGCGCCTTCAACAAGGGCAAGTACGACAACTGGATCCCGGCCAAGACCCCGGCGACGATGGCGTACCTCACCCGCGAGGACATCCCGTTCCACTACGCGCTCGCCGACGCGTTCACGATCTGCGACGCGTACCACTGCTCGTTCATCGGCTCGACCGACCCGAACCGCTACTACATGTGGACCGGCCACACCGGCAACGACGGCACCGGCGGCGGCCCGGTCCTCAACAACGCCGAGGCGGGCTACGGCTGGAAGACCTACCCGGAGCGCCTTGAGGCGGCCGGGGTGTCCTGGAAGGTCTACCAGGACATCGGCGACGGGCTGAACGCGGCCGGTTCCTGGGGCTGGATCAACGACGCCTACCGCGGCAACTACGGCGACAACTCGCTCCTGTACTTCAACACGTACCGCAACGCCCAGCCCGGCAACCCGCTGTTCGACAAGGCCCGCACGGGCACGAACGCCAAGGCCGGCGAGGGCTTCTTCGACCAGCTCCGCGCCGACGTGCAGGGCGGCCGGCTGCCCAAGATCTCCTGGATAGCCGCCCCGGAGGCCTTCTCCGAGCACTCCAACTGGCCGGCGAACTACGGCGCCTGGTACATCTCGCAGGTCCTCGACGCGCTGACCTCGAACCCGGACGTGTGGGCCCGCACCGCCCTGTTCATCACGTACGACGAGAACGACGGCTTCTTCGACCACGTCGTCCCGCCGTACGCCCCCGGCTCCGCCGCGCAGGGCCTCTCCACCGCCCCGACCGCCCTCGACTACTTCGGCGGCAAGACCGGGTACGTCGCCGGCCCCTACGGTCTCGGCCCCCGCGTCCCGATGCTCGTCGTCTCGCCCTGGTCCAAGGGCGGGTACACCTGCTCCGAGACCTTCGACCACACCTCGGTCATCCGCTTCATGGAGCAGCGCTTCGGCGTCCAGGAACCCCAGATCTCGCCCTGGCGCCGGGCCGTCTGCGGCGACCTGACCTCCGCCTTCGACTTCTCGCGGACGGACACCCAGGCCGCCCCGCTGCCGCCGACCGCCGGCTACTTCCCGCCGGACAAGAACCGCCACCCCGACTTCCTCGCCACCGCCCCGGCCGTCGGGACGATGCCCCGCCAGGAGCCCGGCGGCAAGCGCACCCGCCCGCTGAAGTACGCACCCTCCGTGGACGGCGCCGCGGACACGACCGCCGGCACCTACCGCCTCACCTTCAGCGGCGGCGCCTCGGCGGGCGCCCAGTTCTACGTGACCTCGGCGAACCGCACCGACGCCCCCTGGACGTACACGGCCGAGGCCGGGAAGTCGATCGCCGACACCTGGAACACCAAGTACTCCAAGGGCGTCACCGACCTCACGGTCCACGGCCCCAACGGCTTCCTGCGGCGCTTCCGCTCCCCCGGCAAGACCGTCGTCCCCGAGGTCAAGGCGCGCCACAACGCCACCACCGGCAACCTGGACCTCACCTTCACCAACGGCACGTCGGCGGCCGTCACCCTGACGGTCACCCAGGCGTACGGCGGCACTCCGCAGTCGGTCTCCGTCCCGACGGGTGCGACGGTGACCCACACCGTCGGTCTGACGGCCTCGGCGCACTGGTACGACGTGACGGTCACCTCGGCGTCCGTCGCCGACTACGTCCGCCGGTTCGCCGGCCATGTGGAGACGGGCGCGGCGGGCGTGACGGACCCGGCCATCCTGACCTACTGA
- a CDS encoding NAD(P)H oxidoreductase — translation MAAHTLLVLAHPRTDSLTAQVAARLHARLKDEGGTVDVLDLYAEGFDPALRPEDEPDWENREKVYSPEVHAHMDRILAADDIVVVFPVWWFTPPAILKGWIDRVWNYGFAYGRSRPRLAGKRLLWLALMGGTSEEIEQLGMTDALGLMLVTGIAKYCGLPDASLRVLHGTELSGMPVELRAGRVAELLDEAERTLAEELLGATTRTTTGTTTATSTGPTATESTVNEEPAL, via the coding sequence ATGGCAGCTCACACCCTCCTCGTCCTCGCCCACCCCCGTACCGACTCCCTCACCGCCCAGGTCGCCGCCCGGCTGCACGCCCGCCTCAAGGACGAGGGCGGCACCGTCGACGTGCTCGACCTGTACGCCGAGGGGTTCGACCCGGCGCTCCGCCCGGAGGACGAGCCGGACTGGGAGAACCGCGAGAAGGTCTACTCCCCCGAGGTCCACGCCCACATGGACCGCATCCTGGCCGCCGACGACATCGTGGTCGTCTTCCCGGTGTGGTGGTTCACCCCGCCGGCCATCCTCAAGGGCTGGATCGACCGGGTCTGGAACTACGGCTTCGCGTACGGCCGGAGCCGTCCCCGGCTGGCGGGGAAGCGGCTGCTCTGGCTGGCCCTGATGGGCGGTACGTCCGAGGAGATCGAGCAGCTCGGCATGACCGACGCGCTCGGCCTGATGCTGGTGACCGGCATCGCGAAGTACTGCGGGCTCCCCGACGCGTCCCTCCGCGTCCTGCACGGCACCGAACTCTCCGGCATGCCGGTGGAGTTGCGCGCCGGGCGGGTCGCCGAACTGCTCGACGAGGCCGAGCGGACCCTGGCGGAGGAACTTCTCGGCGCGACCACCAGGACGACCACCGGGACGACCACCGCGACGAGCACCGGGCCGACCGCCACCGAGAGCACCGTGAACGAGGAGCCGGCCCTGTGA
- a CDS encoding sialate:H+ symport family MFS transporter, which translates to MNRATRDPRPWYRQIGRARWKAFGGAWIGYLLDGFDFVLITLVLTEVSEEFGLEPVAAASLVSAAFITRWLGGAVLGMVGDRYGRRTAMVISIWLFSLGTLACGFAWNYESLFAARLVIGLGMAGEYSASATYVMESWPARLRGRASGFLISGYSMGTVLAAEAYSVVVPEHGWRWMFYLGVLPVVVALWVRRALPEAEHWEEAVAETATRPSPFRPLLADRRRAVVNAFLAAVALGALFAVFAGLAGGATAALSVLAGAVMVAFAVQLGGRRGWVLHLALIGTVFAAFLYSWPIQALLPTYLKTELGYTPEQVAQVLYYAGFGTMAGCWLSGFTGDRFGPSRAYAWTLLISLAFVFPVFAAGDDLRLLGVLLFVLQALSFGISGLLPRYIGGHFPTERRAAGLGFTYNVGALGGAVAPVLGARLAEDMALGTALAVLTSGLSLVVVVLVGFDVPRRLHRRIDPGAVDHLAG; encoded by the coding sequence GTGAACCGCGCCACACGAGACCCGCGCCCCTGGTACCGGCAGATCGGACGTGCCCGCTGGAAGGCTTTCGGAGGCGCGTGGATCGGCTATCTCCTGGACGGTTTCGACTTCGTCCTGATCACCCTGGTGCTCACCGAGGTGAGCGAGGAGTTCGGTCTCGAACCCGTGGCGGCGGCGAGCCTGGTCTCGGCGGCGTTCATCACCAGGTGGCTCGGGGGTGCCGTCCTGGGCATGGTCGGTGACCGGTACGGCCGCAGGACGGCCATGGTGATCAGCATCTGGCTGTTCTCCCTGGGCACCCTGGCGTGCGGCTTCGCGTGGAACTACGAGAGCCTGTTCGCGGCGCGGCTGGTGATCGGGCTCGGCATGGCGGGCGAGTACAGCGCGAGCGCGACCTACGTCATGGAGAGCTGGCCGGCCCGGCTGCGCGGCCGGGCCAGCGGCTTCCTGATCTCGGGCTACTCGATGGGCACGGTGCTGGCCGCCGAGGCCTACAGCGTGGTCGTGCCCGAGCACGGCTGGCGCTGGATGTTCTACCTCGGCGTCCTGCCGGTCGTCGTGGCGCTGTGGGTGCGGCGCGCGCTGCCGGAGGCGGAGCACTGGGAAGAGGCCGTCGCGGAGACGGCGACCCGGCCGAGCCCCTTCCGGCCCTTGCTCGCGGACCGGCGGCGGGCGGTGGTCAACGCATTCCTCGCGGCGGTGGCCCTGGGGGCGCTGTTCGCGGTGTTCGCCGGACTGGCGGGCGGCGCGACGGCGGCTCTGTCGGTCCTGGCGGGCGCGGTCATGGTGGCCTTCGCGGTCCAGCTCGGCGGCCGACGGGGGTGGGTCCTCCATCTGGCCCTGATCGGCACGGTGTTCGCCGCGTTCCTCTACAGCTGGCCGATCCAGGCACTGCTGCCCACCTACCTGAAGACCGAACTCGGCTACACGCCGGAACAGGTGGCTCAAGTCCTCTACTACGCCGGTTTCGGCACGATGGCGGGCTGCTGGCTGTCCGGGTTCACCGGAGACCGGTTCGGGCCCTCACGGGCATACGCGTGGACGCTGCTCATCTCGCTCGCCTTCGTCTTCCCGGTCTTCGCGGCAGGCGACGACCTGCGGTTGCTCGGGGTGCTGCTGTTCGTGCTCCAGGCCCTGAGCTTCGGCATCTCGGGACTGCTGCCGCGCTACATCGGCGGGCACTTCCCGACGGAGCGGCGGGCCGCCGGGCTGGGGTTCACGTACAACGTGGGTGCGCTGGGCGGTGCGGTGGCGCCGGTCCTCGGGGCGCGGCTGGCCGAGGACATGGCGCTGGGGACGGCGCTGGCGGTCCTGACGTCCGGGCTGAGTCTGGTGGTGGTCGTGCTGGTGGGCTTCGACGTGCCGAGGCGGTTGCACAGGCGGATCGATCCAGGGGCCGTCGATCACCTGGCCGGCTGA
- a CDS encoding MFS transporter — MTTTLAESTATPPRAGARQWLGLAVLLLPVTLMTADLGVLWLATPYLSADLRPSGAQLLWITDIYGFLTAATLVIMGTLGDRLGRRRLLMAGSAGFLLASVLAAYAPNAGTLIAARALLGIAGAAVLPSTLALISHMFTDARQRATAIAMWVTALSVGLAIGPVVGGVLLASWWWGSVFLMGLPVMLIALVTAPLLLPEYRDPNPGRLDPASVLLFLLAVLPLVYGVKSLAAHGPTAEAGIAFALGLTFTALFVRRQNRLESPLLDLRLFRNRAFTGALLTLLLGMTALNGVEYLVPQYLQAVAGLPPLEAGLWLLPGAAGLIAGSQLTPFVARRIRPAYVLAGGLLISLAGYAVIALAEGVTVAALGLAVIMFGAAPISVLGTALAVGSAPAEKAGAAAATGQTAYDLGLALGIAVTGSVAVAVYRGGIPADAPAAAHESVGAALALPDEGLREQAREAFTTALHSASALSAVFALVTAAVVLTLLRKVPRS, encoded by the coding sequence GTGACCACGACCCTCGCGGAGAGCACCGCGACACCGCCCCGGGCCGGGGCCCGCCAGTGGCTCGGACTCGCCGTCCTCCTCCTCCCCGTCACCCTGATGACCGCCGACCTCGGCGTGCTGTGGCTCGCCACCCCGTATCTGTCGGCCGATCTCCGGCCCAGCGGCGCCCAGCTGCTCTGGATCACCGACATCTACGGCTTCCTCACCGCCGCCACCCTCGTGATCATGGGTACGCTCGGCGACCGGCTCGGCCGCCGCAGGCTCCTCATGGCCGGTTCGGCCGGCTTCCTGCTCGCCTCCGTCCTCGCCGCGTACGCCCCGAACGCCGGGACGCTGATCGCGGCCCGCGCCCTCCTCGGCATCGCCGGGGCGGCGGTCCTGCCCTCCACGCTCGCCCTGATCAGCCACATGTTCACGGACGCCCGGCAGCGGGCCACGGCCATCGCGATGTGGGTGACCGCCCTCTCGGTCGGGCTCGCGATCGGGCCGGTCGTCGGCGGCGTGCTGCTGGCCTCCTGGTGGTGGGGCTCGGTCTTCCTGATGGGCCTGCCGGTCATGCTGATCGCCCTGGTCACGGCGCCGCTGCTGCTGCCCGAGTACCGCGACCCGAACCCGGGGCGTCTCGACCCGGCGAGCGTGCTGCTCTTCCTCCTCGCGGTCCTGCCGCTGGTGTACGGCGTCAAGTCCCTCGCCGCGCACGGCCCGACGGCCGAGGCGGGGATCGCGTTCGCCCTGGGGCTCACGTTCACGGCCCTCTTCGTCAGGCGCCAGAACCGTCTGGAGTCCCCCCTGCTCGACCTGCGGCTCTTCAGGAACCGGGCCTTCACCGGCGCGCTGCTCACCCTGCTCCTGGGCATGACCGCGCTCAACGGTGTCGAGTACCTGGTCCCGCAGTACCTCCAGGCGGTCGCCGGACTGCCGCCGCTCGAAGCCGGGCTGTGGCTGCTGCCGGGAGCGGCGGGTCTGATCGCCGGTTCGCAGCTGACCCCCTTCGTGGCGCGGAGGATCCGCCCGGCGTACGTGCTGGCCGGCGGGCTCCTGATCTCGCTGGCCGGGTACGCGGTGATCGCCCTGGCCGAAGGGGTGACCGTGGCCGCCCTCGGCCTCGCGGTCATCATGTTCGGCGCGGCCCCGATCAGCGTCCTGGGGACGGCCCTCGCGGTCGGCTCCGCCCCGGCCGAGAAGGCGGGCGCGGCGGCCGCGACCGGCCAGACCGCCTACGATCTGGGGCTCGCCCTGGGCATCGCGGTCACCGGCAGTGTGGCGGTCGCCGTCTACCGGGGCGGCATCCCCGCGGACGCCCCGGCGGCGGCCCACGAGAGTGTCGGCGCGGCGCTGGCCCTGCCGGACGAGGGGCTGCGGGAGCAGGCCCGGGAGGCGTTCACGACGGCCCTCCACTCGGCCTCGGCCCTGAGCGCGGTCTTCGCCCTGGTGACGGCGGCGGTGGTCCTGACCCTGCTCCGCAAGGTCCCCCGCTCCTGA
- a CDS encoding ROK family protein — protein MSPVAGIDIGGTKTAAGLVDANGTLLRRHTLPTPAADGPRAVVAAAVRAVRELGEPVAAVGVGSAGVVDPATGRIVSATDALPGWAGTELRRDLEQALGVPVSVDNDVHAHALGEAWLGAAAGRRHVLLVAVGTGIGGSQLIDGRVHHGARSVAGHAGHVPVPSAVGVPCTCGASGHAEAVASGPALLAAYARRGVAPASSLAEVSARAGAGDPAARHVLRTGAKALGEALGGIVNMTDPELVLVGGGVGNCGPEWWEPLRDAFAAELLPPLKDVELRPGSLGGDAAVLGAARLAWEAVR, from the coding sequence ATGAGCCCGGTCGCCGGAATCGACATCGGAGGCACGAAGACCGCCGCCGGTCTCGTCGACGCGAACGGCACCCTGCTCCGGCGCCACACGCTGCCGACCCCGGCCGCGGACGGCCCGAGGGCCGTGGTCGCCGCCGCCGTACGGGCCGTGCGGGAGCTGGGGGAGCCGGTCGCGGCGGTCGGCGTCGGCAGCGCCGGCGTCGTCGACCCGGCGACCGGCCGGATCGTCTCCGCCACCGACGCCCTGCCCGGCTGGGCCGGGACCGAACTGCGCCGGGACCTGGAACAGGCACTCGGCGTCCCCGTCTCCGTCGACAACGACGTCCACGCCCACGCCCTGGGCGAGGCGTGGCTCGGTGCCGCCGCCGGCCGCCGTCACGTGCTGCTCGTCGCGGTCGGTACGGGAATCGGGGGCTCGCAGCTGATCGACGGCCGGGTGCACCACGGCGCGCGGTCAGTGGCCGGTCACGCCGGTCACGTCCCCGTGCCGTCGGCCGTCGGGGTGCCCTGCACCTGTGGCGCGTCCGGTCACGCGGAGGCGGTGGCGAGCGGCCCCGCGCTCCTTGCCGCGTACGCGCGCCGCGGCGTGGCCCCTGCCTCATCCCTGGCCGAGGTGTCGGCCAGGGCCGGGGCGGGCGACCCCGCGGCCCGGCACGTGCTGCGGACCGGGGCCAAGGCATTGGGCGAGGCGCTCGGCGGGATCGTCAACATGACCGACCCCGAGCTGGTCCTCGTCGGCGGCGGGGTCGGCAACTGCGGCCCGGAATGGTGGGAGCCGCTCCGGGACGCCTTCGCGGCCGAGCTCCTGCCGCCGCTCAAGGACGTGGAGCTGCGGCCGGGTTCGCTCGGCGGCGACGCGGCGGTCCTCGGCGCGGCCCGCCTCGCCTGGGAGGCCGTGCGATGA
- a CDS encoding exo-alpha-sialidase — MKTARSAPLVLLLALGAGLLAAPPVPAAESSSTAGAAAARERRLTADEPLFESTVLATSGQGAHTYRIPALDTLPDGTLVAAYDRRNDSSADLPGNLDVMVRRSTDNGRTWTAPQAIADYDDGIGAGDPSVVVDRVTGRVFVFYAYGPQGIGFFNSGTGNANDATDSLHADYAYSDDGGVTWRTRRITHDIKDPAWKGMFASSGTGIQLSTGRLVQQYAFRKADSSIWAASAYSDDHGTTWKMGTPVGPLMDENKTVELADGRVMLNSRTSSARTRLVAYSTDGGITYSAPVPDDELIDPTNNAAILRYDATAGAERPESHWLLFSNTASTTTRHRLTVKLSCNDGLTWPTSKVVEAGGSAYSTLTRLADGTFGLLYESGPYQRITFARFNASWLGVDCPIDQGYPKLAAQTAVLDGLLTAGSPNTVEVRVTNHGHLASLPGTATLGVPAGWPGAAAQQIPAIAPGATAAVRFPVTPPTGTATGEQDFTVALQSGAATTSTTTRLLVVGGSMALDRALAKDFDGTTSYTDLTASLPDVAPLTRGVLTVRFRTTRAPVAGTLLSASDTTAASTNVTLSLNSGVPHFEARVGGVYSARLDGTRSLADGLDHTLAVAVTDSGTTLYADGVRIASTTTPSLFGQTPGLNGLWAGRNVDNGGPQWLYNGRIERITVHRAN; from the coding sequence GTGAAAACCGCCCGTTCTGCTCCTCTTGTCCTTCTTCTGGCCCTGGGCGCCGGCCTCCTCGCCGCGCCACCGGTCCCGGCCGCCGAGTCCTCGTCCACCGCAGGGGCCGCCGCCGCACGCGAGCGCCGGCTGACCGCCGACGAACCGCTCTTCGAGAGCACCGTCCTCGCCACCTCCGGCCAGGGCGCGCACACCTACCGCATCCCCGCCCTGGACACCTTGCCCGACGGCACGCTCGTCGCCGCCTACGACCGGCGCAACGACAGCTCGGCCGACCTGCCCGGCAACCTCGACGTGATGGTCCGCCGCAGCACCGACAACGGCCGCACCTGGACCGCCCCCCAGGCGATCGCCGACTACGACGACGGCATCGGCGCGGGAGACCCCAGCGTCGTCGTCGACCGGGTCACCGGCCGGGTCTTCGTCTTCTACGCGTACGGCCCCCAGGGCATCGGCTTCTTCAACTCCGGCACCGGCAACGCCAACGACGCCACCGACTCCCTGCACGCCGACTACGCCTACTCGGACGACGGCGGCGTCACCTGGCGGACCCGCCGGATCACCCACGACATCAAGGACCCCGCCTGGAAGGGCATGTTCGCCTCCTCCGGCACCGGCATCCAGCTGTCGACCGGACGCCTGGTGCAGCAGTACGCCTTCCGGAAAGCCGACAGCAGCATCTGGGCGGCGAGCGCGTACAGCGACGACCACGGCACCACCTGGAAGATGGGCACCCCCGTCGGCCCGCTCATGGACGAGAACAAGACCGTCGAACTGGCGGACGGCCGGGTCATGCTCAACAGCCGTACGTCCAGCGCCAGGACCCGGCTCGTCGCGTACTCGACCGACGGCGGGATCACCTACTCCGCTCCCGTCCCGGACGACGAGCTGATCGACCCGACCAACAACGCCGCGATCCTGCGCTACGACGCCACCGCCGGCGCCGAGCGACCGGAATCCCACTGGCTGCTGTTCAGCAACACCGCGAGCACCACCACCCGTCACCGCCTGACCGTCAAGCTGTCCTGCAACGACGGTCTGACCTGGCCCACGTCCAAGGTCGTCGAGGCGGGCGGATCGGCGTACTCGACCCTCACCCGGCTCGCGGACGGCACCTTCGGCCTGCTGTACGAATCCGGGCCGTACCAGCGCATCACCTTCGCGCGGTTCAACGCGTCCTGGCTGGGCGTGGACTGCCCGATCGACCAGGGGTACCCGAAGCTCGCCGCACAGACCGCCGTCCTCGACGGGCTGCTCACGGCCGGCTCGCCGAACACGGTGGAGGTACGCGTCACCAACCACGGGCACCTCGCCAGCCTCCCCGGCACGGCGACGCTCGGCGTGCCCGCCGGCTGGCCCGGAGCGGCGGCGCAGCAGATCCCGGCGATCGCGCCCGGCGCCACCGCGGCGGTCCGCTTCCCGGTGACACCCCCGACGGGTACGGCCACCGGCGAGCAGGACTTCACGGTCGCCCTCCAGTCCGGCGCGGCCACGACCTCCACGACCACGAGGCTGCTCGTCGTCGGCGGAAGCATGGCCCTCGACAGGGCACTCGCGAAGGACTTCGACGGCACGACCTCGTACACCGATCTGACCGCGTCGCTGCCGGACGTCGCTCCGCTGACCCGCGGCGTGCTCACCGTACGGTTCCGCACCACGAGGGCGCCGGTCGCGGGGACCCTGCTGTCCGCCTCCGACACCACCGCGGCCTCGACCAACGTGACGCTTTCGCTCAACAGCGGTGTGCCGCACTTCGAGGCCCGCGTCGGCGGCGTCTACAGCGCGCGGCTCGACGGCACACGGTCGCTGGCCGACGGCCTCGACCACACCCTCGCGGTCGCCGTCACCGACTCCGGCACCACGCTCTACGCGGACGGCGTGCGCATCGCCTCGACCACGACCCCGTCACTCTTCGGACAGACCCCCGGCCTGAACGGTCTGTGGGCGGGGCGCAACGTCGACAACGGCGGCCCCCAGTGGCTCTACAACGGCCGCATCGAACGGATCACCGTCCACCGGGCGAACTGA
- a CDS encoding N-acetylmannosamine-6-phosphate 2-epimerase, translating into MSDRTEKAAVLSRLRGALIVSCQAYPGEPMRDPDTMRRVAMAARDGGADGIRAQGLDDIRAIHGALDLPLIGLWKDGTEGVYITPTARHALGVLEAGADIVALDATDRPRPDGRTVAASIDAVRAAGGLVMADVSTYEEGVRAAELGADLVGTTLSGYTPATYDRKASGPDLELVERLAGALDVPVVAEGRIHSPAQAARALERGAYAVVVGTAITHPTTLTGWFAAAVAEGRV; encoded by the coding sequence ATGAGCGACCGTACGGAAAAGGCGGCGGTGCTCTCCCGGCTGCGGGGCGCCCTGATCGTGTCCTGCCAGGCCTATCCGGGCGAGCCGATGCGTGACCCGGACACCATGCGCCGGGTGGCCATGGCCGCACGCGACGGTGGTGCCGACGGCATCCGCGCCCAGGGACTCGACGACATCCGGGCGATCCACGGCGCGCTCGACCTGCCGCTGATCGGCCTGTGGAAGGACGGGACGGAGGGCGTGTACATCACCCCGACGGCCCGTCACGCCCTCGGTGTCCTGGAGGCCGGAGCGGACATCGTCGCCCTGGACGCCACCGACCGGCCCCGGCCGGACGGCCGGACGGTGGCCGCGTCCATCGACGCGGTGCGAGCGGCCGGCGGCCTCGTGATGGCCGACGTGTCCACGTACGAGGAAGGGGTACGGGCCGCCGAACTCGGCGCCGACCTCGTGGGCACCACGCTGTCCGGGTACACCCCGGCCACGTACGACCGCAAGGCCTCGGGCCCGGATCTGGAGCTGGTGGAGCGACTCGCGGGTGCGCTGGACGTGCCGGTCGTCGCCGAGGGCCGGATCCACAGCCCGGCGCAGGCGGCCCGCGCCCTGGAACGCGGGGCGTACGCGGTGGTCGTCGGCACGGCGATCACCCACCCCACCACCCTGACCGGGTGGTTCGCGGCCGCCGTGGCGGAGGGCCGGGTCTGA
- a CDS encoding organic hydroperoxide resistance protein: MDAIYTAVATANGREGRAVSSDGHIDLPLAHPQALGGNGQGTNPEQLFAAGYAACFASAMNLVARQEKIDISDASITAEVSIGKDAADGGFGLAVVMRAEFPDHLQGEAGRSLLEKTHAFCPYSKATRGNIKVDLVVE; encoded by the coding sequence ATGGACGCGATCTACACCGCTGTCGCCACCGCCAACGGCCGTGAGGGCCGCGCCGTCAGCTCCGACGGCCACATAGACCTCCCCCTCGCCCACCCCCAGGCCCTCGGCGGCAACGGTCAGGGCACCAACCCCGAGCAGCTCTTCGCCGCCGGGTACGCGGCCTGCTTCGCCAGCGCGATGAACCTGGTCGCCCGCCAGGAGAAGATCGACATCTCCGACGCCTCGATCACCGCCGAGGTCTCCATCGGCAAGGACGCCGCGGACGGCGGCTTCGGCCTCGCGGTCGTGATGCGCGCCGAGTTCCCGGACCACCTCCAGGGCGAGGCGGGCCGGTCCCTCCTGGAGAAGACCCACGCGTTCTGCCCGTACTCCAAGGCGACCCGCGGCAACATCAAGGTCGACCTCGTCGTCGAGTAG
- a CDS encoding MarR family transcriptional regulator yields METLDTVPEEDFLRLDHQICFSLHAATRAFNGVYREALRELGLTYPQYLAMLVLWEHGELPVKGIGERLRLDSGTLSPLLKRLETAGYVERRRSPEDERSVTVRPTPEGTALKEKARDVPRRIAAATGLDLADIRDLRERLDALAARLDSVDPDDLNICR; encoded by the coding sequence ATGGAGACGCTCGACACCGTCCCGGAAGAGGACTTCCTCCGGCTCGACCACCAGATCTGCTTCTCGCTGCACGCGGCGACCCGCGCGTTCAACGGCGTCTACCGCGAGGCGCTCAGGGAGCTCGGGCTCACCTACCCCCAGTACCTCGCGATGCTGGTGCTCTGGGAGCACGGCGAGCTGCCCGTGAAGGGGATCGGCGAGCGCCTCCGGCTCGACTCCGGAACCCTGTCCCCGCTGCTCAAGCGCCTGGAGACGGCCGGATACGTCGAGCGGCGGCGCAGCCCCGAGGACGAGCGGTCCGTCACCGTGCGCCCCACCCCGGAGGGGACCGCGCTGAAGGAGAAGGCCCGCGACGTGCCGCGCCGGATCGCCGCCGCGACGGGCCTCGACCTCGCCGACATCCGCGACCTGCGGGAACGCCTGGACGCGCTGGCCGCCCGGCTCGACAGCGTCGACCCGGACGACCTGAACATCTGCCGCTAG